A genomic stretch from Paraburkholderia dioscoreae includes:
- a CDS encoding LysR family transcriptional regulator — MSKDVTLRQMRYFVAAAQSGQFSMAATAEHVSQSAITNAVLALEETLGTRLFERLPQGVTLTPDGHDFLSHARHILDSVRDAVYKAPFRSHDLKGTVRIAASYTVLGYFLPELMARFRATYPDVVIDLHDLDRESIEQAVLTGEVDLGIVLLSNVENIRRFRHHVLIRSRRQLWTSPTHPLAQLNAPSLADIASYPYILITVDEGEQSTLRYWKQNDVEPNIAFRTSSMEALRGLVAHGFGVTILSDMVFRPWSLEGKRIDARPILNAIPQMDAGMLWRKGTTLDTPAVAFQQFLIHACGS; from the coding sequence ATGTCAAAAGACGTTACCCTGCGGCAGATGCGTTACTTCGTGGCTGCAGCCCAGAGCGGGCAGTTTTCGATGGCGGCGACGGCCGAGCACGTGTCGCAATCGGCGATCACCAATGCCGTGCTTGCATTGGAGGAAACCCTGGGTACGCGGCTCTTCGAGCGCCTGCCTCAAGGCGTCACGTTGACGCCAGACGGGCACGATTTTCTGAGCCACGCGAGACACATACTCGATTCGGTGCGCGACGCGGTTTACAAGGCGCCGTTCCGCTCGCACGATCTCAAAGGTACCGTGCGCATTGCTGCGTCGTATACCGTGTTGGGTTATTTCCTGCCGGAGTTGATGGCGCGGTTTCGCGCGACGTACCCCGACGTCGTGATCGATCTGCACGACCTTGACCGTGAATCGATCGAACAGGCCGTGCTCACCGGCGAGGTTGATCTCGGCATTGTTCTGCTATCGAATGTCGAAAATATCCGGCGTTTCCGTCACCATGTGCTGATCCGCTCGCGCCGACAGTTGTGGACCTCGCCCACCCATCCGCTCGCGCAACTCAATGCGCCTTCGCTCGCGGATATCGCGAGTTATCCGTACATTCTGATCACGGTAGACGAAGGCGAGCAATCCACGCTGCGCTACTGGAAGCAGAATGATGTCGAGCCGAATATCGCGTTTCGCACGAGTTCAATGGAGGCGCTGCGCGGTCTGGTCGCGCATGGCTTCGGCGTGACGATTCTGTCCGACATGGTGTTTCGCCCGTGGTCGCTGGAAGGCAAGCGGATCGACGCGCGACCCATTCTCAACGCGATTCCGCAGATGGATGCGGGCATGTTATGGCGTAAAGGCACGACGCTGGATACGCCGGCAGTGGCGTTTCAGCAGTTCCTCATTCATGCATGCGGGAGTTGA
- a CDS encoding indolepyruvate ferredoxin oxidoreductase family protein: protein MNAPLMPPLRDALADVSLDDKYALEKGRVYMSGTQALVRLPMLQKARDRRAGLDTAGYVSGYRGSPLGALDQGLWKAKKHLKEHDVVFQPGVNEDLAATAVWGTQQLNLWPGAKVDGVFGMWYGKGPGVDRTGDVFKHANSAGTDPNGGVLVLAGDDHAAKSSSVAHQSEHMFVASGIPVLYPASVQEYLDYGLHGWAMSRYAGLWVAMKCVTDVVESSASIEIDPDRLQIVLPDDFEMPEGGLNIRWPDPPLAQEARLLNYKWYAALAYIRANKLNRVVIDSPNPRLGIMTAGKAYLDVRQALADLSLDDETCARIGIRVLKVGCVWPLDAQNARDFATGLDEILVVEEKRQILEYALKEELYNWRDDVRPKVFGKFDQRDDEGGEWSVPRGQTLLPAHYELSPALIAKAIARRLAKADLPADLRARIDARVAVIEAKEREAATLRFVTERQPWFCSGCPHNTSTRVPDGSRALAGIGCHYMSMWMDRNTETFSQMGGEGVAWTGQMHFTNERHVFVNLGDGTYFHSGLLAIRASIAAGANVTYKVLYNDAVAMTGGQPVDGVLTVPQIAFQVVAEGAKHVLIVTDEPEKYDANVRLPEGVKVYHRDELDRLQRELREVAGTSILIYDQTCATEKRRRRKRGTYPDPAKRAFINDAVCEGCGDCSVESNCLSVEPLQTLLGSKRKINQSSCNKDFSCVNGFCPSFVTAEGAQVKKPVKHATAAALPDFAALPRPTIASLSKPYGVLVTGVGGTGVVTIGGLLGMAAHLESKGVTVLDMAGLAQKGGAVLSHVQIAAAPDQLHATRIAAGEARLILGCDAIVSASAEVLARTQRGVTKAAINSGATPTAQFVRDPHWSFPADQTQQDLHASIGDDCDFIDANRLALALLGDTLYANPLLLGFAWQRGWLPLSYESLDRAIELNGVAVEKNRLAFEWGRYVAQHGETAADAFTPLAGKQQAIVVQMPESLDRLIERNVERLSVYQNPRYAARYVEAVERLRAKEAAVVSGSKPRLTPVVARNLAKLMTYKDEYEVARLYADPAYMDKLRAQFEGEPGRDYKLAFHLAPPLLTKRDEHGHLKKQRFGQWTLTMFRALEKFRFLRGTAFDVFGKTQERRNERDLIEQYFALVDEFCATLDTARFDAAMKLANLPDEIRGFGHVKERNVLAAATKRERWLAEYRADAAGTPPVSSSQPFEKSL, encoded by the coding sequence ATGAACGCCCCGCTAATGCCGCCACTACGTGACGCGCTTGCCGACGTATCGCTCGACGACAAATACGCGCTCGAAAAGGGCCGCGTCTATATGAGCGGCACTCAGGCGCTGGTGCGGCTGCCTATGCTGCAGAAAGCGCGCGACCGCCGCGCCGGTCTCGACACCGCGGGCTATGTGTCGGGCTATCGCGGCTCGCCGCTCGGCGCGCTCGATCAGGGTCTATGGAAAGCGAAGAAGCATCTGAAGGAACACGACGTGGTATTCCAGCCGGGGGTTAATGAGGATCTCGCGGCGACTGCCGTGTGGGGCACGCAGCAGCTCAACCTCTGGCCGGGCGCGAAGGTCGACGGTGTATTCGGCATGTGGTACGGCAAGGGGCCGGGTGTGGATCGCACCGGCGACGTCTTCAAGCACGCGAATTCGGCCGGCACCGATCCGAACGGCGGCGTGCTGGTGCTGGCGGGCGACGACCATGCGGCGAAGTCGTCGTCGGTCGCGCATCAATCGGAGCACATGTTCGTGGCAAGCGGCATCCCGGTGCTGTATCCGGCAAGCGTGCAGGAGTATCTCGACTACGGTCTGCACGGCTGGGCCATGAGCCGCTACGCGGGTCTGTGGGTCGCGATGAAGTGCGTGACGGACGTGGTCGAATCGAGCGCGTCGATCGAGATCGACCCGGACCGCTTGCAGATCGTCCTGCCGGATGACTTCGAGATGCCCGAAGGCGGCCTGAATATCCGCTGGCCCGATCCGCCGCTCGCGCAGGAAGCGCGTCTGCTCAACTACAAGTGGTATGCGGCGCTCGCCTATATTCGCGCGAACAAGCTGAACCGCGTGGTGATCGACAGTCCCAATCCACGCCTTGGGATCATGACCGCCGGCAAGGCGTATCTCGACGTGCGCCAGGCGCTCGCCGACCTCTCGCTCGACGACGAAACCTGCGCACGCATTGGCATACGCGTGCTGAAAGTGGGTTGCGTATGGCCGCTCGACGCGCAGAACGCGCGCGACTTCGCAACCGGGCTCGACGAGATTCTGGTGGTCGAAGAGAAACGCCAGATTCTCGAATATGCGCTCAAAGAGGAGCTCTACAACTGGCGCGACGACGTGCGCCCAAAGGTGTTCGGCAAATTCGACCAGCGCGACGACGAAGGCGGCGAATGGTCGGTGCCGCGTGGACAGACCCTGCTGCCCGCGCACTACGAACTGTCGCCCGCCCTGATTGCGAAAGCGATCGCCCGGCGCCTCGCCAAAGCCGATCTGCCTGCCGATTTGCGGGCGCGAATCGATGCGCGCGTTGCCGTGATCGAGGCCAAGGAGCGCGAGGCGGCCACGCTGCGTTTCGTGACGGAACGGCAACCTTGGTTCTGCTCGGGCTGCCCGCACAACACGTCGACACGCGTGCCGGATGGTTCACGCGCACTGGCCGGCATTGGCTGCCACTACATGTCGATGTGGATGGACCGCAACACGGAGACCTTCAGCCAGATGGGCGGCGAAGGCGTTGCGTGGACCGGCCAGATGCATTTCACGAATGAGCGTCACGTGTTCGTCAATCTGGGCGACGGCACCTATTTTCATTCGGGTCTGCTCGCGATTCGCGCTTCGATTGCGGCCGGCGCGAACGTCACCTACAAGGTGCTCTACAACGACGCGGTCGCGATGACCGGCGGCCAGCCGGTGGATGGCGTGCTCACCGTGCCGCAGATCGCGTTTCAGGTCGTTGCCGAAGGCGCGAAACACGTGCTGATCGTGACGGACGAGCCGGAGAAATACGACGCGAACGTTCGCCTTCCAGAAGGCGTGAAGGTGTATCACCGCGACGAACTCGACCGCTTGCAGCGCGAGTTGCGCGAAGTGGCGGGTACATCGATTCTGATCTACGACCAGACCTGTGCGACCGAAAAACGGCGGCGCCGCAAACGCGGCACCTATCCCGATCCGGCGAAACGCGCTTTTATCAACGACGCGGTGTGCGAAGGTTGCGGCGACTGTTCGGTGGAATCGAACTGCCTGTCGGTCGAGCCGTTGCAAACGTTGCTCGGGAGCAAGCGAAAGATCAACCAGTCGTCGTGCAATAAAGATTTTTCGTGCGTGAACGGCTTCTGTCCGAGTTTCGTCACGGCTGAAGGCGCGCAGGTGAAAAAACCCGTTAAACATGCGACCGCAGCCGCGTTGCCCGATTTCGCCGCGCTGCCCAGACCTACGATTGCTTCGCTATCCAAACCGTATGGCGTGCTGGTGACGGGCGTGGGTGGAACCGGCGTCGTGACGATCGGCGGCTTGCTTGGCATGGCGGCTCACCTCGAAAGCAAGGGCGTCACCGTGCTCGATATGGCTGGGCTCGCGCAGAAAGGCGGCGCTGTGCTCAGCCATGTGCAGATCGCCGCAGCACCCGACCAACTGCACGCAACGCGGATCGCGGCCGGTGAAGCGCGCCTGATTCTCGGCTGCGATGCGATCGTCTCCGCTTCCGCTGAAGTGCTGGCACGCACGCAACGCGGCGTAACGAAAGCGGCGATCAACAGCGGCGCCACGCCGACCGCACAGTTCGTGCGGGATCCGCATTGGAGTTTTCCGGCCGATCAGACACAACAGGATCTGCACGCAAGCATCGGCGACGACTGCGACTTTATCGACGCCAATCGTCTTGCGCTCGCGCTGTTAGGCGACACGCTCTATGCCAATCCGCTGTTGCTCGGCTTTGCGTGGCAACGCGGCTGGCTGCCGCTCAGCTACGAAAGTCTCGATCGCGCGATCGAACTGAATGGCGTCGCCGTGGAAAAAAATCGTCTGGCGTTCGAATGGGGCCGCTACGTCGCGCAGCACGGTGAAACCGCCGCGGATGCTTTCACGCCGCTGGCCGGCAAGCAGCAGGCCATTGTCGTGCAGATGCCCGAATCGTTGGACCGGTTGATCGAGCGCAATGTCGAGCGGCTGAGCGTCTATCAGAACCCGCGTTATGCAGCGCGCTATGTCGAAGCCGTAGAACGGCTGCGCGCGAAGGAAGCGGCCGTGGTGTCCGGGTCGAAGCCTCGCCTCACGCCGGTGGTCGCGCGCAATCTGGCGAAACTGATGACCTATAAGGACGAGTACGAAGTGGCCCGTCTCTATGCGGACCCGGCCTATATGGACAAACTGCGTGCCCAGTTCGAAGGCGAGCCGGGTCGCGATTACAAGCTTGCGTTCCATCTCGCGCCGCCATTGCTCACCAAACGCGACGAACACGGCCACCTGAAAAAACAAAGATTCGGGCAATGGACGCTCACGATGTTCCGCGCACTCGAAAAATTCAGATTCCTGCGCGGCACGGCATTCGACGTATTCGGCAAGACGCAAGAGCGGCGCAATGAACGTGATCTGATCGAGCAGTACTTCGCACTGGTCGACGAATTCTGCGCAACGCTCGACACCGCCCGTTTCGATGCGGCAATGAAACTCGCCAATCTGCCGGACGAGATTCGCGGTTTCGGTCACGTCAAGGAGCGCAACGTGCTCGCCGCGGCAACGAAGCGCGAACGCTGGCTTGCCGAATACCGCGCCGATGCGGCCGGCACGCCGCCCGTTTCATCTTCTCAACCTTTCGAAAAATCGTTATGA
- a CDS encoding branched-chain amino acid transaminase, whose protein sequence is MNSTMHDRDGVIWLDGELVQWRDAQLHFLTHSLHYGMAVFEGVRAYGTAAGPAIFRLDDHTKRLFNSAKIFEMTVPFSVETIRDAQLEVVRRNQLTACYLRPLVWLGSEQMGLGARGNTVHVGIAAWPWGSYLGEEGLARGIRVKTSSLSRHHVNVSLVRAKASGYYINSILANREVTRNGYDEALLLDTEGYVSEGAGENVFIVRNGALYTPDLASCLDGITRASVIEIARDQGLHVVEKRITRDEMYCADEAFFTGTAAEVTPIRELDDRVIGNGERGPITASLQETFFAAVAGKSDRYAHWLTRVVR, encoded by the coding sequence ATGAACTCGACAATGCATGACCGCGATGGCGTGATCTGGCTGGATGGCGAACTGGTGCAGTGGCGCGATGCGCAACTCCACTTTCTGACTCATTCGCTCCACTATGGCATGGCCGTATTCGAAGGCGTCAGGGCATACGGGACTGCTGCGGGTCCGGCGATTTTCCGGCTCGACGACCATACGAAAAGACTCTTCAATTCCGCGAAAATCTTCGAAATGACCGTGCCCTTCAGCGTGGAGACGATTCGCGACGCGCAGCTGGAAGTGGTGCGCCGCAATCAGCTGACAGCGTGCTATCTGCGTCCTCTCGTGTGGCTCGGCAGCGAACAGATGGGCCTCGGTGCGCGCGGCAACACGGTTCACGTCGGCATTGCCGCGTGGCCTTGGGGCAGCTATCTCGGCGAGGAGGGACTCGCGCGCGGAATTCGTGTCAAGACGTCTTCGCTATCGCGTCATCATGTGAATGTGTCGCTGGTTCGCGCCAAGGCAAGCGGCTACTACATCAATTCGATTCTGGCCAATCGCGAAGTCACCCGTAACGGTTACGACGAGGCCTTGCTGCTCGACACGGAAGGCTATGTGTCCGAGGGCGCGGGGGAAAACGTTTTCATCGTGCGCAACGGCGCGTTGTATACGCCGGACCTGGCCTCCTGCCTCGACGGCATCACGCGCGCGTCGGTGATTGAAATCGCGCGGGATCAGGGCCTTCATGTCGTCGAAAAACGCATTACGCGCGATGAAATGTATTGCGCCGACGAAGCTTTTTTCACGGGCACGGCAGCCGAGGTCACGCCCATTCGCGAACTCGACGATCGCGTGATCGGCAACGGCGAGCGTGGGCCTATCACGGCGTCGCTGCAGGAAACGTTCTTCGCCGCGGTTGCCGGCAAATCGGACCGCTACGCGCACTGGCTCACGCGCGTGGTCCGCTGA
- a CDS encoding acyl-CoA thioesterase, with protein MPASSSSERLPADAMPVLRVVPQPSSANVHGDVFGGWIMSHVDIAGSIPASRRANGRVVTIAVNSFTFRQPVFIGDLLSFYADIVREGRTSITVNVEVFAQRMGMAADVVKVTEATLTFVATDSMRMPRPLPPNNAVSTPSAAGPTLVPDANSVS; from the coding sequence ATGCCCGCATCCTCATCCTCCGAACGCCTTCCCGCCGACGCGATGCCCGTGCTGCGCGTCGTGCCCCAACCGTCGAGCGCCAACGTACACGGCGATGTGTTCGGCGGCTGGATCATGTCGCATGTCGATATCGCCGGATCGATTCCCGCCAGCCGGCGCGCGAATGGCCGCGTCGTCACCATCGCGGTCAATTCGTTCACGTTCAGGCAGCCCGTTTTTATCGGCGATCTGCTGAGCTTCTATGCGGATATCGTCCGCGAGGGACGTACGTCGATCACCGTCAACGTGGAAGTCTTCGCTCAACGCATGGGCATGGCGGCCGACGTCGTCAAGGTAACGGAGGCTACCCTCACCTTTGTCGCCACCGACTCGATGCGAATGCCTCGCCCTCTGCCGCCCAATAACGCCGTTTCCACACCTTCTGCCGCTGGGCCCACCTTGGTGCCCGACGCGAATTCCGTCAGCTAG
- a CDS encoding PHA/PHB synthase family protein, with translation MDTRSKPARAEPRAEHHAAPDSSAVSDSAAPFRELDHAKEAMIARLTAGLSPASLGAALSDWFIHLAAAPGKQLELASLCALNTRRIADYLTHVSSGIYAPVLAEPSSKDDRFRADVWQTEPYRLWQQTFLLAEQWWNTATREVPGTTRHHEDVVSFVARQLLDILAPTNFLLTNPEVSQRAMSTAGMSLVQGARNALEDAMRQQSGTPPAGLEQFKVGVNLAATPGKVVFRNHLIELIQYSPTTDEVVAEPVLIVPAWIMKYYILDLSPHNSLIRYLVGQGHTVFCVSWRNVDADDRDLSLEDYRQLGVMAALDTVSKIVPDHKIHATGYCLGGTLLSIAAAAMAGSGDNRLASVTLFAAQTDFTEPGELELFIDDSEVYFLESMMWSQGYLGAHQMAGAFQLLQSNDLIWSRIVHDYLLGERAPMIDLMAWNADATRMPYRMHSEYLRQLFLDNDLASSRYQVNGRPVSIHNIRVPMFVVGTERDHIAPWRSVYKIHDLSDTEVTFVLTSGGHNAGIVSEPGHPHRQFRIKETTADDLRVSPDEWTAAATQQEGSWWPVWSDWLKARSSSELVAPPAIGTDRSADKLPDAPGTYIFQH, from the coding sequence ATGGACACTCGCTCCAAGCCGGCTCGCGCAGAACCTCGCGCAGAACATCATGCAGCGCCGGACAGTTCTGCCGTCTCCGATTCTGCCGCGCCGTTCCGTGAACTGGACCATGCCAAGGAAGCCATGATCGCGCGGTTGACGGCGGGTCTGTCGCCCGCCTCGCTCGGCGCAGCACTCTCCGACTGGTTTATCCATCTTGCGGCGGCGCCCGGCAAGCAACTGGAACTCGCGTCGCTTTGCGCATTGAACACGAGGCGTATCGCCGACTATCTCACCCATGTTTCCTCCGGCATTTACGCCCCGGTGCTGGCAGAGCCGTCCTCGAAAGACGACCGCTTTCGTGCCGACGTGTGGCAGACCGAACCATACCGGCTGTGGCAGCAGACATTTCTGCTCGCCGAGCAATGGTGGAATACGGCCACGCGCGAAGTGCCCGGCACTACCCGTCATCATGAAGACGTCGTGTCGTTCGTCGCGCGCCAGTTGCTCGATATACTGGCGCCTACCAATTTTCTGCTCACCAACCCGGAGGTGTCGCAGCGCGCCATGTCGACAGCCGGCATGAGCCTGGTTCAGGGCGCACGCAACGCGCTTGAAGACGCGATGCGCCAGCAGAGCGGGACGCCCCCCGCGGGCCTCGAACAGTTCAAGGTGGGCGTCAATCTCGCCGCGACGCCGGGCAAGGTTGTCTTTCGCAATCATCTGATCGAACTGATCCAATACAGCCCCACGACCGACGAGGTGGTTGCCGAGCCGGTGCTGATCGTCCCCGCGTGGATCATGAAGTACTACATCCTGGATCTGTCGCCGCATAACTCGCTGATCCGCTATCTGGTCGGACAGGGGCACACCGTGTTCTGCGTCTCGTGGCGCAACGTCGACGCCGACGACCGCGACCTCAGTCTTGAAGATTACCGGCAACTGGGCGTGATGGCCGCGCTCGACACCGTCTCGAAGATCGTCCCGGACCACAAGATCCACGCAACCGGCTATTGCCTCGGCGGCACGCTGCTGTCGATCGCGGCGGCAGCAATGGCAGGCTCGGGCGATAACCGGCTGGCATCGGTCACGCTGTTCGCGGCGCAAACGGATTTCACCGAGCCTGGCGAACTGGAGCTCTTCATCGACGACAGCGAGGTGTATTTCCTCGAAAGCATGATGTGGTCGCAGGGCTATCTCGGCGCGCATCAGATGGCCGGCGCGTTCCAGCTTCTGCAATCGAACGATCTCATCTGGTCGCGCATCGTGCATGACTACCTGCTGGGCGAGCGCGCGCCGATGATCGATCTGATGGCGTGGAACGCGGACGCCACTCGCATGCCGTACCGCATGCACTCGGAATATCTGCGTCAACTGTTCCTCGACAACGACCTCGCGTCCAGCCGGTATCAGGTGAACGGGCGGCCGGTTTCGATTCACAACATCCGGGTGCCGATGTTCGTGGTGGGCACCGAGCGCGATCACATCGCGCCGTGGCGTTCGGTCTACAAGATTCACGATCTGTCCGACACGGAAGTCACGTTCGTACTGACGAGCGGCGGTCACAACGCGGGGATCGTCAGCGAGCCGGGCCATCCGCACCGGCAATTCAGAATCAAGGAAACCACCGCCGACGATCTGCGCGTGAGCCCCGATGAATGGACGGCCGCTGCCACGCAGCAGGAAGGCTCGTGGTGGCCCGTCTGGTCCGACTGGCTCAAAGCCAGGTCAAGCTCGGAACTCGTCGCACCACCGGCCATCGGCACCGACCGGAGCGCCGACAAGCTTCCGGACGCCCCAGGCACCTACATTTTCCAGCACTAG
- a CDS encoding bifunctional enoyl-CoA hydratase/phosphate acetyltransferase, with product MNDLLLHNRTFDELAIGESASLVRTAGQLDIDLFAAVSGDVNPAHTDATFASNDMFGHIVVHGMWTGALISALLGTRLPGPGTIYLDQNLQFRRPVTPGDTITATVTVKEKRPDKRIVLLDTRCTNQKGDVVLLGTATVIAPSAPIVWHPTLQPEVTVRRHDRYEAFIREARTHTALRTAVVHPCSPDVIQAVFEARDEGLLDPILVGPEAKIRAAAEAAQVSLAGITIEAVAHSHAAAARAVELGAAGKVAALMKGTLHTDELLSAVVASGSGLRTGRRISHVYAMDVPAYSKPLIVTDAAVNISPTLAQKRDICQNAIDLLHVLGVEQPLLAVLAAVETVNPAMPTTLDAAALTVMASRGQITGALVDGPLAFDNAISLAAATTKGVHSPVAGQADILLVPDLEAGNMLAKQLVYFAGADAAGLIVGARLPIILTSRADSLRVRLASVALARLVAESSLGDLLQS from the coding sequence GTGAACGATCTTCTATTGCACAATCGTACCTTCGACGAACTGGCGATCGGTGAATCCGCATCGCTCGTGCGGACAGCGGGGCAGCTCGACATCGATCTGTTCGCCGCCGTTTCCGGCGACGTCAATCCCGCCCACACCGACGCAACCTTCGCCTCGAACGACATGTTCGGCCATATCGTCGTTCACGGCATGTGGACCGGCGCCCTGATCTCCGCCCTGCTCGGCACCAGGCTGCCTGGCCCCGGCACGATCTATCTGGATCAGAATCTGCAGTTCCGCCGCCCGGTCACACCGGGCGACACGATCACCGCCACGGTAACCGTGAAGGAAAAGCGCCCCGACAAGCGGATCGTTCTGCTCGACACGCGCTGCACGAACCAGAAGGGCGACGTCGTCCTGCTCGGCACGGCCACGGTGATCGCACCATCTGCACCGATTGTCTGGCATCCCACACTTCAGCCTGAAGTTACCGTGCGCCGGCATGACCGTTACGAGGCGTTCATCCGCGAAGCGCGCACCCATACCGCACTGCGCACGGCCGTCGTGCATCCCTGTTCACCGGATGTCATTCAGGCAGTCTTCGAGGCGCGCGACGAAGGACTGCTCGATCCGATACTCGTCGGGCCCGAAGCGAAAATCCGCGCCGCCGCCGAAGCCGCTCAGGTGAGCCTCGCGGGCATCACAATCGAGGCGGTCGCGCACAGCCACGCGGCGGCCGCGCGCGCCGTCGAACTCGGCGCGGCCGGCAAGGTCGCCGCGCTGATGAAGGGCACGCTGCATACCGACGAACTGCTCTCTGCGGTCGTCGCTTCCGGATCGGGCCTGAGAACAGGCCGGCGGATCAGCCATGTTTATGCGATGGACGTGCCCGCTTACTCCAAACCGCTGATCGTCACCGACGCGGCGGTCAATATCTCGCCGACCCTCGCGCAGAAGCGCGACATCTGCCAGAACGCGATCGACCTGCTGCATGTTCTAGGCGTCGAGCAGCCGCTGCTCGCCGTGCTCGCGGCTGTTGAAACCGTCAATCCGGCCATGCCGACCACACTCGACGCGGCTGCGCTCACCGTGATGGCCTCACGCGGCCAGATAACCGGTGCTCTCGTCGACGGCCCGCTCGCCTTTGACAACGCGATCAGCCTCGCCGCGGCAACGACCAAGGGCGTCCACTCGCCGGTGGCCGGTCAGGCGGACATCCTGCTCGTTCCGGATCTGGAAGCCGGCAACATGCTGGCGAAGCAACTGGTGTATTTTGCCGGCGCCGACGCCGCGGGTCTCATTGTCGGCGCGCGGCTGCCGATCATCCTGACGAGCCGCGCCGACAGCCTGCGGGTACGCCTCGCATCGGTCGCGCTTGCCAGGCTCGTCGCCGAAAGCAGCCTGGGTGATCTGCTCCAATCATGA
- a CDS encoding acetate/propionate family kinase → MNAPLLLTFNPGSSTVKIGLFRVVAGEATRIGQGMIDFRHQPLQLHLVNGGETLDISLQSAVTEDLHDVLDETLGWFATHFSLDDLVSVGHRVVHGGDRFAGPVAVTDETLAAITELVPLAPLHQPQSVRLIRAIRHLRPHLLQAASFDTAFHRTQAALVQRFAIPRGLFDKGIKRYGFHGLSYQFIHGQLELQFPQLASGKVIAAHLGSGASLCAFEDGASRDSSMGFSTLDGIPMATRCGALDAGVVLHLLEQQGLNVKEVEHMLYEKSGLLGVSGISADSRELEASHRPEAREALELFAFRIAGEAARLAATLGGLDSLVFTAGIGEHQPSVRLAVCERLAWLGVELDRDANDSNARVISSVRSQITVLVLPTDEEQIIANEAISVLHNEALKS, encoded by the coding sequence ATGAACGCCCCGCTTCTCCTCACCTTCAATCCCGGCTCTTCGACGGTCAAGATCGGGCTATTCCGTGTCGTTGCCGGTGAAGCCACGAGAATCGGCCAGGGCATGATCGATTTCCGGCATCAGCCCTTGCAGTTGCACCTCGTGAACGGCGGCGAAACTCTAGACATCTCACTTCAGTCTGCCGTCACCGAAGATCTGCACGATGTGCTCGACGAAACGCTGGGCTGGTTCGCCACGCATTTTTCGCTCGACGATCTCGTGTCGGTCGGTCATCGCGTCGTGCATGGCGGCGATCGCTTCGCCGGCCCCGTCGCCGTCACCGACGAAACGCTTGCGGCTATTACCGAACTCGTCCCGCTTGCGCCGCTGCATCAGCCCCAGAGCGTGCGGCTGATCCGCGCGATCCGGCATCTGCGGCCTCATCTGTTGCAGGCCGCGTCGTTCGACACGGCTTTTCACCGCACGCAGGCCGCTCTCGTCCAACGCTTCGCGATTCCACGCGGACTCTTCGACAAGGGCATCAAGCGTTACGGCTTTCATGGGCTGTCCTATCAGTTCATTCACGGCCAGCTCGAACTGCAGTTTCCGCAACTCGCAAGCGGCAAGGTCATCGCAGCCCACCTGGGTAGCGGCGCAAGCCTGTGTGCATTCGAGGACGGCGCGAGTCGCGACTCGAGCATGGGTTTCTCGACACTCGACGGCATTCCCATGGCCACGCGATGCGGCGCGCTCGACGCCGGCGTCGTGCTGCATCTGCTCGAACAGCAAGGTCTGAACGTCAAGGAAGTCGAGCATATGCTGTATGAAAAGTCCGGCCTGCTCGGTGTCTCCGGCATCAGCGCGGACAGCCGGGAACTGGAGGCGAGCCACCGGCCGGAAGCCCGCGAAGCGCTGGAACTCTTCGCTTTCCGTATTGCAGGCGAGGCCGCGCGGCTCGCCGCCACGCTGGGTGGTCTGGATAGCCTCGTCTTCACAGCCGGAATCGGCGAGCATCAACCCTCCGTGCGCCTTGCCGTATGCGAGCGCCTCGCGTGGCTGGGTGTCGAACTCGATCGCGACGCGAACGACAGCAATGCGCGCGTAATCAGCAGCGTGCGCAGCCAGATAACGGTGCTCGTCCTGCCGACCGATGAAGAGCAGATCATCGCCAACGAGGCTATTTCCGTATTGCACAACGAGGCATTGAAATCATGA